A single region of the Myxococcales bacterium genome encodes:
- a CDS encoding kinase/pyrophosphorylase: MTAVEQPPIFVISDSTGETAERVVRAALLQFPDHKARVKMFGRIADEAMVREVLAKATLSRAMVVFTLVSPELRDLFYREAIEHDLECVDVIGELITKVAKFLKAHPVNVPSSALPLSDAYFRRVDAIEFAVKSDDGREPRNLARADVILTGVSRTSKTPLSTYLAGRGLKVANVPLVLGVDPPPELFEVDPEHVIGLTIDLNQLLEIRKSRLTQLGMPPETNYAMREHIRDELEYAQAIFRRNPGWLVIDVSGRAIEETSSLIMEAMKEREENKGRTFPPRYR, translated from the coding sequence ATGACCGCGGTGGAACAACCTCCCATTTTTGTTATCAGCGATTCGACAGGCGAAACCGCCGAGCGAGTCGTGCGCGCCGCATTGCTGCAGTTCCCGGACCACAAGGCACGGGTAAAGATGTTTGGCCGCATTGCCGATGAAGCCATGGTACGGGAGGTGCTTGCCAAAGCTACCCTATCGCGAGCCATGGTGGTCTTTACATTGGTTTCACCCGAGTTACGCGATCTCTTCTATCGCGAGGCCATCGAACATGACCTGGAATGCGTCGATGTGATTGGCGAGCTCATCACCAAAGTAGCCAAATTTCTTAAGGCGCATCCCGTCAACGTGCCCTCGTCAGCCTTGCCGCTCAGTGACGCGTACTTTAGACGGGTCGACGCCATCGAGTTTGCCGTCAAGAGTGACGACGGACGCGAGCCGCGTAATCTAGCGCGTGCCGATGTGATCTTGACGGGAGTCAGCCGCACGAGCAAGACGCCGCTATCGACGTACTTGGCCGGCCGCGGACTCAAGGTGGCCAATGTGCCTTTGGTCCTCGGCGTAGATCCCCCGCCCGAGCTATTTGAGGTGGACCCCGAGCACGTCATCGGGCTTACCATCGATCTCAACCAACTTCTCGAGATTCGGAAGTCGCGACTCACGCAACTCGGAATGCCCCCCGAGACGAATTATGCCATGCGGGAGCACATTCGGGACGAGCTCGAATATGCCCAGGCAATCTTCAGAAGAAATCCCGGCTGGTTGGTCATTGACGTAAGCGGTCGTGCGATCGAGGAAACGTCTTCGCTCATCATGGAAGCGATGAAAGAACGCGAAGAGAACAAGGGGCGTACATTTCCGCCCCGCTATCGCTGA
- a CDS encoding cyclic nucleotide-binding domain-containing protein yields MITPEALARIGLFKDLADDTLAHIISNLTPHAIEPGTQVLSEGTEDVAMFVVLGGELEVLKRISSSKRAIRVALLGPGDWFGEMSLLDPKPRSASVRALAPSTLLSMNKEEIQALIYDRSLRDYATFMTNIARALAHRLRVTSGILSQAASNVHNI; encoded by the coding sequence ATGATCACACCCGAAGCGTTGGCCCGAATAGGACTTTTCAAAGATCTCGCCGACGACACGCTTGCCCACATCATCTCCAATCTCACACCGCATGCGATCGAGCCCGGAACCCAAGTCCTTAGTGAGGGCACGGAAGATGTCGCAATGTTTGTGGTCCTGGGTGGCGAGCTAGAAGTGCTCAAACGCATCAGTTCGAGCAAACGCGCGATTCGCGTGGCGCTCCTTGGCCCGGGCGATTGGTTTGGGGAGATGTCACTGCTCGATCCCAAGCCGCGATCGGCCTCAGTGCGGGCGCTTGCCCCGAGCACGCTGCTTTCTATGAACAAGGAAGAGATTCAAGCGCTCATCTACGACCGTAGCCTTCGTGACTATGCCACGTTCATGACCAACATCGCGCGCGCGCTGGCGCATAGGCTACGTGTGACAAGTGGAATTCTCTCTCAAGCCGCTTCGAACGTCCATAATATCTAA
- a CDS encoding pantoate--beta-alanine ligase: MTDPQVFQRVCQEARARAVSVGFVPTMGALHQGHGALITAARAHCDWTVVSVFLNPLQFSQQEDFDRYPLAFTEDLGQCRSLGVDCVFAPSAESLYPHGFQTFVEVRELSQPLEGAHRPGHFRGVSTIVAKLLCLVGPCHLWVGRKDYQQWKVIERLAKDLHLPVDVHAHPVVRDASGLALSSRNARLSTEEYARALSLVRGLREAGAAYGQGERRVSSLIALAADPLAANSINIDYVGVFDPENMTALSGTAPERALLALAAHVGDTRLIDNMVLGEDPVP; this comes from the coding sequence ACCGATCCTCAGGTTTTTCAGAGGGTTTGCCAGGAAGCTCGCGCGCGCGCTGTGTCGGTGGGATTTGTACCCACCATGGGCGCGCTCCACCAGGGACATGGTGCACTCATCACAGCTGCGCGAGCACACTGTGACTGGACAGTGGTAAGCGTTTTTCTCAATCCATTACAGTTCTCGCAGCAAGAGGATTTCGATCGCTATCCGCTCGCTTTCACAGAGGACCTGGGCCAGTGCCGGTCGCTCGGTGTCGATTGCGTGTTTGCGCCCAGCGCCGAGAGCCTCTACCCACATGGCTTTCAAACGTTTGTCGAAGTGAGAGAGCTGAGCCAGCCGCTCGAAGGAGCGCACCGACCCGGTCACTTCCGCGGTGTCTCTACAATCGTAGCAAAACTTCTGTGCCTTGTGGGCCCCTGTCACCTCTGGGTGGGGCGCAAGGACTACCAGCAATGGAAGGTCATCGAGCGCCTCGCGAAAGATCTCCACTTGCCCGTAGACGTGCATGCCCATCCCGTCGTGCGAGATGCCAGCGGGCTTGCGCTTTCCTCGCGCAATGCCCGTCTCTCGACTGAAGAGTACGCACGCGCCCTATCCCTCGTGCGCGGCCTTCGGGAAGCAGGAGCCGCTTATGGCCAAGGGGAACGTCGGGTTTCATCGTTGATCGCGCTTGCTGCGGACCCTTTGGCAGCAAATAGCATTAATATCGACTATGTTGGCGTTTTTGATCCGGAAAATATGACAGCTTTGTCAGGAACGGCGCCAGAACGCGCCCTACTGGCGCTGGCGGCTCATGTGGGCGACACCCGTTTGATCGACAATATGGTTTTGGGTGAGGATCCCGTACCATAG